Within Anaerolineales bacterium, the genomic segment CGTTCCTCGAGACCCTGGCGGCGGCCCTGATTGCCGCGGCTGGGCTGGCTGCCTGCGGCGGCGGACGTGCCCCCGCCAGCCTCTCCGAAATCCGCGTCGGCTACTTCCCGAACATCACCCACAGCCAGGCCTTGATCGGCATGGCGCGTGGCGATTTCCAGCAGGCGCTCGGCGAGGGCATCTCGATCAAGGCCACGCAGTTCAACGCCGGTCCGTCTGTGATCGAGGCGATGTTCGCTGGTGAACTGGATCTCGCTTACATTGGCCCGAACCCGGCCATCAACGGCTACGTCCGCAGTGGCGGCGAGGCGCTGCGCATCGTGGCTGGGGCCACCAGCGCCGGCGCCTCGCTGATCGTCCGGCCCGAAGCCGGCATCACCCGCCCCGAGGACTTGGACGGCAAGCGAATCGCCTCACCGCAGCTCGGCAACACCCAGGATGTCGCCCTCCGGGCGTATCTCGCCGACCACGGCCTGCTCCCCGCTGAACGAGGCGGAACGGTGCAGGTCCTGCCGACCAAGAACCCGGAAATCCTCGACCTGTTCCGCCTCGGGCGAATCGACGGCGCTTGGGTCCCGGAACCTTGGGCCACACGTTTGATCGTCGAAGGCGGAGGCCAGCTCTTCCTCGATGAACGCGACTTGTGGCCGAACGGCGATTTCACGACCGCCATGGTGATCGTCAGCACCTCGTTCCTCAATGAGCACCCCGATGCGGTCCGCGCCTGGCTCGAAGCCCACGTCGACGTCACCCAGTGGACGCTGGAGAACCCGGCCGAGGCCCGCCAGATCCTGAACCAGGAGATCGAGAACCTTACCGGGCAGGCCCTGCCGGCGGAAGTGCTGGAGGGCGCCTCGAGCCGGATGCGGATCACCTACGACCCGATCTCCGCCTCGCTGGTCCAGTCGGCTAACGCCGCCTTCCAGGCGGGCTTCCTCGACAGCGAGCCTAACCTGGAGGGCATCTACGACCTCGGCCTGCTCAATCAGGTCCTTCGGGCACACGGCCTGGCGCCGGTGGAGTAGCCGGAGGGATGCGATCTTTTCCGTCAGAAGGGGGAGGCAGATGAGGCTTGAGTTGCATGAGGTCGGAAAAGCCTATCGAACCCGGTGGGGGGTGACGCCGGCCCTGCAGAACGTCACGTTCGCTGTGGCCTCGGGCGAGTTCGTGTGTATCCTGGGTCCCTCGGGCTGCGGGAAGTCCACAGCCCTCTCCATCATCGCCGGTCTCGAAACGCCGGACAGCGGCCAGGTTCTCCAGGATGCCATCCCGGTCTCCGGGCCGGGGAGCGACCGGGTCGTAATCTTTCAGGAAGAGGCGCTCTTCCCGTGGCTGAACGTCCTTGACAACGCCTCGTTCGGCCTAGAGGTGGCTGGCGTCCGGCGCAAGGAACGGCAGGCACGTGCCATGGAGCAGCTGCGCATGGTCGGGCTGGAGCGGTTCGGGCGGGCCTCCGTGCACGAGCTCTCCGGCGGGATGAAGCAGCGCGCCGCCCTCGCCCGGGCGCTTGCCATGGATCCCAAAGTGCTGTTGATGGATGAGCCGTTCGCCGCCCTCGACGCCCAAACGCGCGACCGGCTGCATGGGGAAGTCCAGAGTATCTGGCTGCGGACGAACAAGACGATCCTCTTCGTCACCCACAACGTTCGGGAGGCTTTGGTGCTGGGCGACCGCATCCTCTTGATGTCGGCGGGTCCCGGAACCATCAAGCAAGACTACCACATTGACTTGCCTCGCCCACGGGAGATGGAGGATCACCGGCTGGTGGACGCCGCCCGCGAGATCCTCGCCGATCTGCGGGTTGAGGTCGAGAAGGAACGGG encodes:
- a CDS encoding ABC transporter substrate-binding protein — its product is FLETLAAALIAAAGLAACGGGRAPASLSEIRVGYFPNITHSQALIGMARGDFQQALGEGISIKATQFNAGPSVIEAMFAGELDLAYIGPNPAINGYVRSGGEALRIVAGATSAGASLIVRPEAGITRPEDLDGKRIASPQLGNTQDVALRAYLADHGLLPAERGGTVQVLPTKNPEILDLFRLGRIDGAWVPEPWATRLIVEGGGQLFLDERDLWPNGDFTTAMVIVSTSFLNEHPDAVRAWLEAHVDVTQWTLENPAEARQILNQEIENLTGQALPAEVLEGASSRMRITYDPISASLVQSANAAFQAGFLDSEPNLEGIYDLGLLNQVLRAHGLAPVE
- a CDS encoding ABC transporter ATP-binding protein, whose amino-acid sequence is MRLELHEVGKAYRTRWGVTPALQNVTFAVASGEFVCILGPSGCGKSTALSIIAGLETPDSGQVLQDAIPVSGPGSDRVVIFQEEALFPWLNVLDNASFGLEVAGVRRKERQARAMEQLRMVGLERFGRASVHELSGGMKQRAALARALAMDPKVLLMDEPFAALDAQTRDRLHGEVQSIWLRTNKTILFVTHNVREALVLGDRILLMSAGPGTIKQDYHIDLPRPREMEDHRLVDAAREILADLRVEVEKEREERYAKLAD